In Apis cerana isolate GH-2021 linkage group LG3, AcerK_1.0, whole genome shotgun sequence, the sequence CTCGAAATACGACAtggtataatatatacgaaGTCTCAGATCCTGATGCTAGTACAATTACTGTAGGTAGTCTAATTCCATTTATGCAGTATAAACTGCGATTAATTGCTAACAATGTAGTCGGTGCTTCTCAACCTTCCGAACCAACGaaagaatttcaaacaattcaaGCACCACCATCACATCCTCCTCGAAATGTTACAGTTCGTGCAATGAGCGCTACAGAATTGCGTGTTAGATGGATTCCATTACAACAAATTGAATGGTATGGAAATCCAAGGGGATATAATGTTACCTATACTGAAGTTCGgacaaaaaaatcaaaaagcaTAACTATAGAAGATCATACAGCAAATTCCTATATCTTAGAAAATATGGAAGAATATGCTCTTTATGAAGTTGTAATGCAAGCATTTAATGATGTTGGATCATCAATGGTAAGTCCAAAAGCTATTGAAAGAACTCGTGAATCAGTTCCTTCAATGGGACCTATTAATGTGGAAGCTAATTCAACATCTTCCACTACTATATTAGTTAAATGGGGCGATGTTCCTATAGAACATCAAAATGGACAAATAGAAggatttaaagtttattatggATCAAATGCTAGATCAGCATTCCAGTATAAAAACATTCCTAGTAATACAACATTTACGACAACTTTAACAGAACTTCgaaaatttgttcaatatcATATACAAGTTTTAGCTTATACAAGACTTGGCGATGGTACTTTAAGTACTCCGCCAGTTAGAGTACAAACATTTGAAGATGCTCCTGGACCTCCTTCAAATGTGTCATTTCCTGATGTAAGCTTTACTACTGCTCGTATTATTTGGGATACTCCAGAAGATCCAAATGGAGAGATTCTTGCCTATAAAgttatgtttcatttaaataatagtcaagatcatcaattttcaaaagagtTTCCTGCATCAGATAGAACTTTTAGAGCAACTGGGCTAGAaccagaaaaatattatatgttctCAGTAACAGCACAAACAAGATTAGGTTGGGGAAAAACAGCATACGCTCTTGTTTTCACTACAAATAATAGAGAACGCCCACAAGCACCATCAATGCCACAAATTAGTCGATCACAAATACAAAGTAGACAGATAACATTTACTTGGACACCAGGTCGTGATGGATTTGCTCCATTAAGATATTATACAGTACAACAATCAGAAAATTCAGGaccatttcaaattattcctgAAAGAGTAGAACCAACTTTAACTTCGTATACagcaaataatttgaaacccttcactttttatcaattccgaATACAAGCAACTAATGATATAGGTCCTTCAACTTGGAGTACAGAATCTGTTCAAGTTCAAACTTTACCAGCAGGTAAATTAAACcttcgtttctttattttttatatgaaatttatttaattgaaatataagatattataacaTGAATTTGTAGCACCTTCTCGAGGAGTTATTGGATTGAAAGTTGTTCCAATAACAACATCTAGCATAGAAGTTCATTGGAATGCGatagatgaaatatattgGAGTGGAGATCACCAAACAGGTGGTTATCGCGTTATTTACCAACCAGTTTCTGATTTTCCAACAGCTCTTCAAGATACACCTAAAGAAGAAGTTTTaggaataaaagtatataaaaatataaattaaagaaattgattttaaatgacttgtattaattttttttaattctataggCTACAAAGATTGTTCTAAGTGACTTAACAGAAGATAGATATTATGAAGTAATAGTTTTACCATTCAATTCTGAAGGAGAAGGTCCACCAAGTCCTCCAGTGACTGTATATGTAGGAGAAGCAGTTCCCACAGGAGAGCCACAGTATTTAAAAGCAGAACCAATTTCTTCTACAGAAGTACATTTACGTTGGAAACCACCTCAAGCCAATATGCAAAATGGAGATTTATTAggatataaagtaaaattcatcattttttactatagactttattattttaacaaaattttttaattaaaagttattatttatatttacatatttatattttatatttatatatttattatatattttttattttagattttttacttAGTTACTGATTCTCCACAAGATTTAGAGAataaacaagaagaagaaatagaagtTGTACCAGCATCATATTTAACACATAGCTtagtatttttagataaatatacagaatatcgTATTCAAGTATTAGCTTTCAATCCTGCTGGTGATGGTCCTCGAACTCCATCTATTACTGTGAGAACTAAGCAggtatatcattaaatttgaaatctaataattaataataaataataataatctaataatctaataattaaattaaaattcgtaatttaacttataaaaatatatttaattattatatcattaaatattatttgcaggATATACCTGGACCaccatataatttacaattctcAGAAATTACAATGACTAGTCTTCGTGTTTCTTGGGAAGCACCAAAACTACGAAATGGTGAAATAGTTGGCTATATTGTTACATATGAAACAGCAGAACAAAATGATCGtacgtttttaaatatatatatcaattatttgagaaatttaattataaataattgttcataTAGAatgtaatgttttaaattattgtaggTTTTAGTAAGCAAGTTAAACAAAAAGTAACAGAAACAAGTTTACTAATTCAACctttagaagaagaagaaacatatACTTTTATGGTTCGGGCGCAAACCATTGATTTTGGTCCACCTATATCCGGAAATGTCACAACAGGTCCACAAGAAGGCTCACCTATGGCACCTAGCAATCTTGCTGTTACAAAAACAGTATCTAGTGTTGAATTACAATGGACTAATGGAGCTTCCGGAAAAGGACCTATATTAGGATATTATGTTGAAACACGACGAAaaggtaaataaataacataaaatcttttaatatataaaattctttaaaaactgaaataattattacagaattaatttaaaaaatattaaaaaatatatacatatttatataagatatgaaagataaaaatgaaaaataaaatttctttgattattttgatattttatatacattttattttattttattttatattctattattcttttatatacatttgattttgtatgtatatttataatataagattctaaatgatattatttgaattactaatattgccttttttataatcatatagcAATGGAAGAGTGGCAGCATTGTAAGTGTCAATGCACGTAAATATTGAGCGTCGATTATTGTTAGATAATCTCAacagttaaatataattttattagtgttAAAACATAGCATCCTGTTTGTAATTAATCTGTGATTTGTTTAGTGACATTTGTACTGTTGATTGCATGATGATGTCATAGCATGACATTTTCCATGAATTCAATTAGAAATTCATCAAACATTTTAACTTTGAATGCTgctaattatattgtaataaataaatagttgaAATTTGACATGTTAGATaatgatatacaattttaattttccagttcctatatttaatatttcattaatgccctttaaatatgtaatatagattaaatataacttcgcaagttttcaattatgattaatttttaaaatgttaaaatgatcaaatatattatttttttttttataatatattataggaaaatatacaatatactattcaattaatttcaagaaaacaTGCAGAAGTTTTTGATTGTAtttatgatttcaatattacattgaaactaaataaatattattgtatttataattatagatgaCAGTCGTTGGCAGACAATAGTACGTAGCAGTAATGGACCATTGACAGAATTTTCTGTATCTTATCAAAATTTACTTCCATCCACATCATATTTATTCAggataatatcatataatcgtTATGGAATTAGCTATCCTGCATATTCCACAGAAACGGTAAATATTATTGCtacattatatatgttttttatgaatatttttatgcattaaatattataatatatttttttttagattttaactccatcaaagttatattttgaatatgcaTATTTACAACATAAACCATTTTATAGACAAACTTGGTTTATGGTTACTTTAGCTGCTGCatcaattataatcattataatggTCATAGCAGTGCTATGTGTAAAAAGTAAaagctataaatataaacgtaagtcataataaatatattctaatgcAAAGCATAtagattaatgataataaaataattgtcttAGAAGAAGCACAAAAGACACTTGAAGAATCTATGGCTATGGATACAGATGATAGACAAGAATCTGATTTAGAGCTTTATAGATCAAGACAAGGAGGCGGTGGTACTATGAATATAGCAAATGCTTGCGGTACATTAGGTAAAAGAAATACTTTAGCAAGAAAATCTATGCATCCACCTCCTCCTACGATGTTAGGTAAATCACCTCCTAGACCTTCACCAGCTTCAGTTGCTTATCACAGTGATGAAGAAAGTTTGAAAGGATATGATGAAAATCCTGATGATAGTAGTGTTACAGAAAAACCTTCTGAAATTAGTTCAACAGATTCTCaggtaattttttactttctgaaatatattaaaaataataataggatacatagaatataattttgtttcataggGATCTGAAAGTGAAAATGAAAGTGTACAATCGGATCCACATTCTTTCGTAAATCATTATGCTAATGTTAATGATTCATTAAGACAGTCTTGGAAGCGTCAAAAACCAGTTAGAAATTATTCATCATATACTGATTCTGAACCAGAAGGTAGTGCTGTTGTCAGTTTAAATGGAGgacaaattattatgaataatatggcAAGGTCAAGAGCACCATTGCCTGGTTTCTCATCATTCGTATAAttcatacataataaaaaattgaagtctttttaaatagataggGTGCCGAATTACAATCAAttgctaatatttataattgttatacagtaaaattaaaataaatttatgctgagcaataattaatttgaaaacatttagataaaaaactatttaaaaaaaaaattaaaaaattactatataagATGAGACTGgttgttaaaattttgataatttttataaaatagaatagttaaaattttaatagctcagcattgaaattaaaatacacaGAGTTAAAGACTTATGTTGAAACACAAACTCGAGTGTTTCACACATGCTACgtatagtaattttaatatgcttCTGGCACCATCATAttgtgatatattaaaatacatattatttataattttagataaagtcagaatatatgtataatgaatattttttatttttattaagtgaagttaaaacaaattattgcaTGGatctcgaataatataatgcttatgcatttttttaattataagaaaagataAGTTGTTTAAAACCATCTGTCAACATATTAATAAcgtattaataatgtaatagaataatattgtgaaaCAATATCGTAACAAAAACTGCCAGAAacaattacttaataaatccagaaaacgaaatattttaatattatattaaacattaaaacatttaaaacaacatcaattaaactttctttcatgtgaataaatttttttaatatttctaattaacatttatactACAAATGAAAGTTGTACAATATcatcgatttatataaatatatcagaaatatcatatcagaaataatcttcatagattaaaaataaatctgataatattattgtactgATTAAAtagtaaacaaataattacttatgtaaaatataactgCGTGCATTTCTATGTTTAAAAGActctttttaataacattatgtataatgtatataaaatttatataaattatagaatactGATAAAAACTCTTGTATATTTAGTGCACAGTTTAAGTAATATTAGATCAAATTTTATgctgaataatttttgagaatttttttttaaatagataacttatcatttatttttattttttttaaattataaaattaagaaaaagaaattaaagaaataaaagtagcTTTAATGCATTTACATTtgcatacaaaaaatatatgcaatctatttaatttatcattaattcattaattcatttgtagtatataatattacatttacagTATTGTGAACATTAGTATAGCATACAGACTTATTCAATTTAgaacagaatttttttattataattattctatgtaattattattttaaaaacgaaaattattctaaattgatattgatgcataaattttttttttaaataaaatgttttttgttcttcttaattatttattttgtaatgaaaaaaaagattatagaaataatataaaatgttaaaaaatatatagacaaatttttaaaaatatctttgatatgttaaatattttattgtgttaaaaatttaggaatttattgaaaataaaagaaaatgatatgaaatgaatgaaaattattgaacaattAAGTAATGGCagctataattatattatatttaatagaaaaattactagttgtaattaattgataaattaaaattgataaattatattaattaaattattaattattgaatttttaatttgattttaaacagTCATAATTgcaacttaaaaataattaatgtgtCATAAAATAGATAGCAAGttatttagtaaatatttaGTCTTAAATGCaatcatctttttatttttattatatattttttctttttttaaaaaacttgctTTCTAGTTTTGttgtatatagtattatagtattaattttattttttatgtgttAGTATCAATCATCAATTATCATCTTGTCATAAGTATCTtgtcagaaataaaaatacaattgtttCTAAAACACTGCCAATAATTAGTTCaaagatacaattttttttatccacatttgtatgtattaataacaaattcataagaaattattatacatattaaatcacgtttgaaattatacattacttgtacaaaatattttaagtacatgttaatgttttaataaaatttatataattttattcataatatttcctcataattttatttaataaattttaaaatatttttaaaacaattgatattgtgttcatataaataaatagtatttattttattaagagatttttatttatataaaaattttttcacaagCTTCAAACCATTTATTAAGTTTTGGTGgatatttatttggaaaaatttgtttaattgtaGACCATGCAGCAATATCTGCTatatcaagtttttttttatttaaccaatttatatttaacttatcTGCTATTAATGacaatatttcttgttttttctttgatgattcttcaaaatataaagaatgacacaaatctaatattaaatcagtagtatttaatttctctaCACAATCGGAGTTTTCATAATTGtgtgaatttattaatctacttatatatcttagaaaatttgtttcaccAGTTATACAATAACTATGTAGACCAGATACAAGTTGCAGATCTTcaactgaaaataaaatcttatataaatatatttttattttaattattaaatataaatatataaattattttaccatCTTtccaaattaatgataaattaataatattatttttagaagagCTTGTAGttgattgataaataaaagatcctTCTTTATTAAGATTTGAATGAACATAAGTTTGTACTTTAATATCAATGTCTTcccataaattttgtaatgcaGATATAAAGTATGGTGGCCTTTTAGGATTTACATTAATGATAAGATTTACATTAACTGCCttctataaaaatcaatattaacaaattattattttttatgcttttgactttgagaataaaaatttttattttatattaatttatttcacattaCCTGATTTGTGACACTTTTATTGATTACTGCAACTTGATTTGTCTGTTTTAAAAATCCAGAAAGTGTTGAAACTTGTTTCTTAAGTTCTGCAAGTTGtgctaatattttttcttgtcgTACTTCTAATGCATTATATTCTGGTAGCGGACtctgaaataaaatgttactctaagtatatataatattttatataaaacattaataattatgaaaatataaatcttaataaaagcattaaattaattagataattttagaataaaattagaattatttgacattaatatataaaatttagaatttaaaaacatatatattatgattaattataattaaaatgaaatttttctatttctaaaatattactaaagaaataaatatctttatgtaaaatattattatataaatacattataattactattcgATCACAATCTAAACTTtgcaatttaatacaatagttatgaaaacatattttttcataaaatatattatgaacatTATTTCAAGTTGAAAaacgttaataaaattcaatataaaatggacatatttattagtttcatGTCAGAAGAAAATGTCCAAAAACTCAGGGTTATGAATTATAGATTTGATAGTTCACCAGTAACATTGTTGATTAATACTAGTGAACAGCTATAAGATACATACATCTTTTTACTGGGTTAGGTTTTACATGTATTTGGTTATACAACTGTACTTTGTAGCTTTCAGTTTCAGTGCAGTTCTAATTTAGTAAGCTTGCCCTTCTATACTAATTATCGGCGTATTCCCGCTTATCCTTCGAACGaactaaatttttcatataccgTAGTCGCGTAGTGTCCTGTTAGATGAAAAATTGGAGGGGCAAACATCGATCAAGCCTGTAGAACCATATTCCCGGTCGATCGTGATTAGTGCTTGTGGAAATTTTGGGAGGAGTCATGCACAACAAGCTCGAGACAGAAGAAACACTCGTAGCTACCATGCTTACTAAACGCGTGAGTAAACCGTTCATTCTAGTTAACTAGCAATGTTTTCTTTCACATCGGCAGGATAACAGAAATGATGAAAACCTTTAAAAAGCTGATAACCTGCTCAGTGATATCAGGCACGATCTTGTTCTCGGCTTCCGTATGGTCGTCTGTTGATTCTTCATGAATATTTCGCATTTCGTACATCATTTTTCTATGATGCAATATTCGTGGCAAGGAAACAATTGGTTTTAACGTATACATTGTCATTTCGTTACGCATTTTGTTCGTTATTCCgtgattaatttgtaaaaaaccATCGACTTATATTCACATTCGATCGTTACACTCTCGTTCGTTTTTCGTATTTCTCGATTTTAACTTGACGGCCATTTTTCTTTGATCCCCCCTATCTCTATCGTACTTTCATGCTGGCGCTAATGTTTTCCAACTGCTAACATCCGTTTCAAAGATGGCGCCATAATTTTTGGTAAAATTACATCATACAAGAATTTTACGTTGTTGttattagtatattttatatatttctttatgtgttaagctttgaaaaattaatttattttaatagtaattattataataattaattataattaaattattttctcatttagaaaacaattttggaatatgttatattagtataatatgtaaaataattgaatagtttattattatttataaattattgataaatttttaaatttattattccagtatttaaacaaatgtttaacaaacaaataattgaTCATAATATTGTTGTGTTTGTTTGATTAGCAACTTCCATTAACTTTTTCTGATTATTGAATGcaacagaaaatataatttaatacataaaacttttgatataatgaaatataaaatatataagaaagaagtgctgttgatgaaatatataatgaaatatatataaaaaaaattgtataaaatctattaaaaattaaaatttaacaaaaccTTAGTTTCAATTAACAAGATGTCGCGTTCATcgctaatttcttttaaattaattgatatttattattaattaaattgtataataaacatagataaaatttttttcttttatattgataacattaatttttaattactgtgATATTATaagctaaaaaaaagaatataccgACTAAACGCATAAATTAGAGTTATGGTGGTGTCCTCTGTCGCAGTTTCTTTATAACTAAGGATAGATCTCTTGCGGGTAACAGCGAAACTCATTCGATTACACATgtgaattaattacataatttgtttgagataaaaagtataattgaacaaaataaaaataactgtaaaaaaaaagggaagtaaataaagaaaagaaagcatGTTTATCGGAAGTGCGGTTAGAATCGCGTTCTTCCAACCGCGCATGTCGCCACCTATTGTT encodes:
- the LOC107998135 gene encoding aminoacyl tRNA synthase complex-interacting multifunctional protein 2 isoform X3, coding for MFAPPIFHLTGHYATTSPLPEYNALEVRQEKILAQLAELKKQVSTLSGFLKQTNQVAVINKSVTNQKAVNVNLIINVNPKRPPYFISALQNLWEDIDIKVQTYVHSNLNKEGSFIYQSTTSSSKNNIINLSLIWKDVEDLQLVSGLHSYCITGETNFLRYISRLINSHNYENSDCVEKLNTTDLILDLCHSLYFEESSKKKQEILSLIADKLNINWLNKKKLDIADIAAWSTIKQIFPNKYPPKLNKWFEACEKIFI
- the LOC107998135 gene encoding aminoacyl tRNA synthase complex-interacting multifunctional protein 2 isoform X2, whose product is MRNEMTMYTLKPIVSLPRILHHRKMMYEMRNIHEESTDDHTEAENKIVPDITEQSPLPEYNALEVRQEKILAQLAELKKQVSTLSGFLKQTNQVAVINKSVTNQKAVNVNLIINVNPKRPPYFISALQNLWEDIDIKVQTYVHSNLNKEGSFIYQSTTSSSKNNIINLSLIWKDVEDLQLVSGLHSYCITGETNFLRYISRLINSHNYENSDCVEKLNTTDLILDLCHSLYFEESSKKKQEILSLIADKLNINWLNKKKLDIADIAAWSTIKQIFPNKYPPKLNKWFEACEKIFI
- the LOC107998135 gene encoding aminoacyl tRNA synthase complex-interacting multifunctional protein 2 isoform X1 gives rise to the protein MRNEMTMYTLKPIVSLPRILHHRKMMYEMRNIHEESTDDHTEAENKIVPDITEQVISFLKSPLPEYNALEVRQEKILAQLAELKKQVSTLSGFLKQTNQVAVINKSVTNQKAVNVNLIINVNPKRPPYFISALQNLWEDIDIKVQTYVHSNLNKEGSFIYQSTTSSSKNNIINLSLIWKDVEDLQLVSGLHSYCITGETNFLRYISRLINSHNYENSDCVEKLNTTDLILDLCHSLYFEESSKKKQEILSLIADKLNINWLNKKKLDIADIAAWSTIKQIFPNKYPPKLNKWFEACEKIFI